The Engystomops pustulosus chromosome 3, aEngPut4.maternal, whole genome shotgun sequence region ATGATATCATGTTATACTACTGTATAACTTGGCATATTTTCTAAAGTTTTACCACAACATATTATGCCTTAGAGTACCAAAATATATTGTACCAAGATATACAAGATACCTTTACATAGGGGGGGCATTATGACACATTGAAAAACATTGTTTATAAGTTTCATTATATATTAAATTAGGGACTAAAATGTTGTACTTTGAGGTGTATTGTGCCTGAGAAAGTGGTTTAGAAACAAAATGTATTCAGGAAATGTGAGGTAGAAAAAAGAAGAGCAAGATTTAGAAACAGATGTACACGAATGATTGAATAAAGTGCCATATGAACAGCAGCAAAATAGAATTTGGAAGATATGTTTGGGGGCATCCTTATAAGCAAGCTACTTATTAATGTCCATATAGAAGTATAGAATAAAATTATCAGGAATATTGAAAACATTACTTTCTCTAGATTATGTGAGGATACTCACAGAAGCTTTCCCAACTACTTTTCAAAAGTTAAGTGTTTGGTTCAAGGCCAAAAAAGTGGCAACATTTCTCAACCCCCTGAAGCCAGTTTTGTCTTTTACAGGGCTTAATACATTAGCTCCAATATCTATAGCTAGACTACAGGTTGATCAAATTAtgctataatattattatatttaaaacGAAATGGATTGAAGTGGTGGGAAATGGAAGAATACATAAAAGTTCTACATCTATGTCAGCAATTTGGAACTGGGTTCCTTGGATCAAGACATAATGATTGTAGGGGCCCATCAGTTTTTAAAAATACACCTACAACAAATATTGTCTTTTTCTGTTCTTCTTGGTCTGATTATTGTGTAGGAGCAGGGTCCACCAGATTACACCCTAGTACTCTGGTAAGCCAGTCTAGACCTGTATTTCAGGCTCAGAAAGCCAATTAATTTAGTTATCCATCCACTGTTATTGTAATTCAATGAAAGGGCCATATAGGATGAAGTCATCTACATGGTGAAATGTTTATATGTAAAATGAAtggtaatgtaaaaaaaacaatggaAAACCTCTGGCTATGGTATCTACTAATTTTGATCCAGTTGAAAGCTGGTGGCACACATAAGGGGCCATTTATCATGACTAGAATTTTTGTACCTTTGTGCTGGTGAAGCCATGTGCCtaatttattatcttttttttaaagtggtgATGGCAGTAAAAGTCTGAGTTGCGCAAAATTGGGTTATAAACTTTTTGCTTAGCCAAATAAAGAGCTAAACTTTATAATAAATGTCTTTCATGGAGACTGGTTTTTGTTGCAGCTTTCGCTGCGTTTTTTCAAACCAAAGACAGAAGTTGATTTTAATAAATTAGGGgaaaaaagaaggaattctacatTGTCTTCCGTCTTAATTTTTGGTTTTAGCACAAAAAACTGAGGGAAACTGGATTCTGCTTTGTCTTGCTCTAGTTTACCATTCCATGATAACAGATTATACTGGATAGGTCTAGCATTGGCATTGCAATGTGTGATTGATTAACTAATACATGTCTTCTGACTCATTTACAATGATTTTATGTCTTTGTTTTCTGCTGCAGCAAAAGTTCTGTTTGTCCATTCTCCTCCAAGTCTCAATTCAAAACCAGGAGAAAATGCTACTTTCACTTGCAACATTTCAGCACTGAACTTCAATCCAAAGTATATAAACTGGTACAGAAATGATGTGAAAATTGCAGATCTTATGTCTGCAGAAAATGAAAGAATACATATCAATCCTAATTGGAAGCTGCACATGGCTACCCTGCTAATAATCAATGTTACATTTAATGACAGTGGAAAATATCATTGCGCTTACCTAAACGATTCACCTAATAACCCACACTTTATAATTGTTAGTAATGCATCTGAGCTGTTTGTCAGGGGTAAGTATGGTTTAGTTTACTTCTCTTCTATAGATGTCAGGGGGATGGCATTTGTGTTATTAAAAAGGGGATAAAAAACAtggtttttactgctgtttaataGGACAGATATTCTGGTCAATTGTTATTGTGGCATCTTAGTAGGAGTCTCTCTTTGACCTCATAATCGATGGTCTGCATCGACTTCATGCCATTTAGGTTTCATCTTAAATGTAACAATGACAgcaataataaattaaaatacattaGAATTCctatgtaaataataaaattgtcATATTGAAGTTGCATAGAGCCCAAACTAGTGGCAATACATGACTCCAAACCGTGTCCTTAAATTTATAacccaatgcataaaaacaatgtTGGCAGTAAAATAAAATGTGGCGAAATGATTAAGGCTATAATAAAAATCTTCTTTATACATAATTCCTGGCTGAATTTATAGGATGCTACATTTGTGGATTCATGATTTTTAATCTATAATCTTTGGGACCTAATGAGAGATTTCTGTAACTGCTTTTGATTTTAATATAGAGAACTTTATGTTTGCAGACACATCTATAGGTACAAGGGCCATTTAATTTTTCTAGACATTACTGACATTAGGACAACATTAGAGCAACAATGTATAAATTAATTTAGCCGAGCCtttctaaaaaaatgtataaatgttgAGCTCCTAATGTTTTGTCTATAAAGAGGTTGTCTTCGAAAAAATATTAATGATACCTCTCCAAGATATGTCATCACGTCATATTTTACCCTGATATCAGAGatacccccaatgtgtcatttgAATAGTTGAATAGCTCTTTTCCATGGGATGatacataaaaatatgttttctttCAGCAGATTTCCCAGGTACCGAGACTTATGAAATCAATAATACAGATTTACCAAAAAGTAAACAAGATTCACGAAAAATGTCTATTATATATACCTCTATGATTTTGGTACTTCTCCTGCTTGTAGCAGTTGGTGCTGTCTTCATTTTCATTTGGTACAGACAAAGTAAGTATTACAATATTGTAGGCATAAAATGGATTTTATTGCGATGATACATCCAACCAGTGTTTTATTCTTCCTAGAAATGTGTAAATAAATTATCAGGTGAACTATTATCCAGGTTTGTAAGGTGTTCAATTTTAGCCTCCCCTCTTTATAGGTTTTTAGACTTTAGGACTGCTTCCACATTACACTGCTCACTTAcattaatttatattaatttttgcttctatagatgcactaggtcttattttcaggggatgtcttatttttccatatacaaatattcacatttattgttgaacaaaatgcAACATTTATTCAAAGACAGTCATAACATCTTCTTATTAAATCtcataactctccaaaccctgaattTCATGTTGACTCCCTTTCTCTAAGAATAATTTCTATAATTGTCTTCAATCTTTCATGTattgcaatagcactttccttcaatgagCATTTCTTGTCCAGGTAGCCTACTCATAGGGCATTTGCAACTGTCAGTGATtgatcccaaaaaattttcaaccaTGTCAAAACCTCTTAAAAtatctaaaagatctactaaaACGAATGCATGAAGtggggggaggggaagggggggagaGCTGTAGCAATGAATCCTCTTATCTTCagaggaggccttatatttctaagcttgaaaaaagCTAGATCGTTGCCCCCTCGAGGTCATTGGTGGAAAACCGCTGCTATTACAGACAGAAGTCTTAATGAAACTCCCAGATCGGTCTCTTAATATGATctgtaaaattaataaaaacctaaaatttcaaaaccATTGAACCATTGTGTTAGTTATAGTTGTGTCTAAgtatgcccaatctatcaaaaaaacaaaaagtgaacagCTGTGGCTGATGATTCCATAATAAAAAACAGCATCCAAATAGACACTTTTTCGTCAATTCGTCATCTTGTCCGGCAAAAAATCACCTTACAAAGGTCTGTACAAAAAAGTATGATAAAGTAAGTGGCCTCAAAATATGGGaaacaaagaaatatttttttctaatggaagattacattttttttaaacttattaaaagataataaaacctatataaattcacaGTAATCATACCGACCGCAAAAATAAGGTGTgatttggagcacagaatgatAGCTGTAAAACAAAACCCACagggaaaatgtgtttttttttcttccaggttctcagtacattgcatgggataTTTATCACTAATAATAAGTAATAAGCAGACCCAAAAAAGTGCATCTTGGCGCTATTTTCGGTTATGGGTATCtttatatctttattctatggttcatTACGATTCCAGCAATATGAAATATGTGTAGTACTGTATTTACTATTTTTGCATGCtgaaagtactttctttttactttttgtggcatgcacttttatattttttggatgaaaataaaaccttttttgGGGGTGGCATAAGAAGAAAGCTTTTCTCATACTTTtagttttttatattatattttgtaactttattttttattattttatgtattattgttTTCAATTGACACTATAATCTACAGCTATAACACCAGCATTGTATACATCTCTGAGGGAAgagtatatctaatatataaagttgggtgtatgtgtgtgtgtgtgtatgtccgcttAAGGAATCTGAGAGAGTCAGAGAGGGagatacagagacagtcagagagagacacacagagagttagagagagacacacagaaacTGTCAAAGAGAGAGACACATAGATACTGTCAGAGGGAGACACAAAGACAGTGAgaaagagagacacacagagactgtcagagagacacacacatagacagaaggaaagagacacagagacagtcagagagagagagagatagagagagatacatataaaatattttttgttaacccattctattttgttatagctaagagcagttatgtactatcccaggcaacgctGGGAGCTAAAGCTAGTAGTATATACAGGTCAGCTGTCACTGTAGCAGCTTTGTTTGTGTATACAACAAttgatccttttttgaaaatcctGATTGATTCAGGAAAGAATTAACCAGATATTTACTAGAAAATCTGCAGAATAGAAGAACAGGGAGTCAGGTCAGTCCAGCTCCCTCAGAGAAGTTCTGCAGCTGCAGGTAGAGAGGATTGGGGAGGGGTGTGATTATTTAGAAAGAAAGGCTTTTATAGACTTTTGTGAATTATTGCAACAATGAAAATTTCAAGTGCTGCAGGAGATCGGGATCACAATGTCTGGTGTGCCAGAAGCATTAGAGAATTTATTACATTCATCAGATAACTCATTGTGGTCTGCATTACCTTATCATGGTATGAACTAATTATCTTCTGATAAGGTCATTAAGAGCAGAGGCTGTTAATTGCAGCCATAACTTTCCCCTTCTCATAGCATTGACCCCAGGATCACTGGAGGAAGAAGGACTGTAGAAATATTGCAGATCTGCAAACTATGACACTAAAAGCTTCTGTATATTTACCAGTCGTACAGGGGTTAAGAGCATATTGACATGACTAGTAGGAAGGAGGCATCAATTTGCCGTGTAGGCTGCATGGCCCTCAAATTCCACCAATATGTCCGGATCACGTGGGGCGCACACAGAACTTAAAAAGTTATCTTATACTGACTTTAGGAAGTAGAaaatgttatgcagaaaacaagcccttaaacatctctgtaaactgaaaaaCATGAACAAACTTTACTTACACTTTAATTTGTAGAACATTCATTCATTTTGTTTAACCAGTCGCGACCGCCCcccgtgtattcacggcagcggtcgggtcgcgctgcatagagagggctcacgggctttttttttttttactaattcttaggtacattaaccctagatggtcagatcgttcctaccatatactgcaatacttctgtattgcaaaatatggcatttttgcagctcattcattacaatgagccactggctcattgtaacgaatctgcagaagccatgtaaccttgggtcaaatgaagaccccAGGCTACCATGGcatccgatcgccgccccccgatgacgttcaggggcgcggcgatcgtaataaagatggcggcgccctcgcaccgccgtcttttaaatgccaccggcgactttaccggcggcaatgaaagggttaatagccgcggtcggtgcttgctattagtggtgggggtttgctgcaatatgcaacaacccccacctttgtatgaagaggactcagcccgtgagccctcttcatatattcCCTgtaccgttaaggggttaatgaccaagGTGCTGGGTTTTATTCTCATTAGGTCATCTTATAATGCCTTTTCTAATGAATAGTTCATTATTAGTTTTCACCTGGAAACCTCTTCAACACATATATAATCACAATGTGACTATAATTTATTTGTATGTAGGGAATTAAAAGATGCAAAATAGAAGATCTTTCTATGTGGGCTGAAGAACAATCAAATATTCATAGGGATGTTAATTCCCTCTCATTTACCTGTGTAGACATGTGCGTTGGGCTCTTTCACACTGCCGTTGGTGTTCATCTTCAGTTGCTCATCCGTTGTGTTTTgtctcccttgtgtctccgttttttttgttttgtctccgtgtcctaaaaaaaactaaaggtttaaagggaacctaccaccacgattctacctataacagtagatcgggtggtaggtggatgaatgggacgtgaggatagcccttttttgggctaatcctcacgtcccggctatcgtttcgtaaactttaataagcgggtatgtacatttttttaagcggctactggtgcgtggagtagccggacatgaggcaacacgtctcggctactccacgccccagtagccgcttttcTCCACCTACCATTGCAACTTAGCActcgtccgagtacccggcgttctgtggcattctgcgcatgcgcagtagcgccagcCTCGGAGCTATGGCCGTGCAACcgcaggcctgcgttctgcgcatgcacagaacgtcGGGtacacggacgagggcgcgcagctacgatgTTTTTCAGCCTTATCAGTGAAAAAAACCTTCTATTGCATTCCCTGATACGCATcagggaaaaaaataggacatgtttcctaATTTTTTCCACGGACGCTGGATcaatgaaaatacaagccaatgtaaggaaacacccattgaaaacaatgccgTAGTTGATCTAATTGTAATGTTGTTTGGCATGTTTTATGTTCCTTTGATTCTAAAGTACAAGTGTTAAATGACCAATAGGTTGGGGTCTCAAAGAATCTCCATAATTTTCCTGATATTACAATCGTCACTATGACAGAAACACCTGTTTTGGTTGATGAAATTTGTTTTTAGTATTGAAATGACTGGCTGTGTGGCTTCATCTTCTTCTATTGAAGAAAATATTCACTTCCCAATTTATTAGACATGCTGTGCTTTGGCTATAGTCATAAATTAAAACTTTGACGCAGTTCACTGTACAGTAGAATAAACATGATAACATTATTCTATAGGTAAGTACAATAATGAGATACCAAACATGTGCATGTtctcttatgttttactactttatcAAATAAAAGCACCTTTTTAAGGAAACTACATTTGCATATGTGTTGCcttattctgagagctataacttttttattcctcaatcaaaacagggttattagggcttgtttattgtggGAAAAGGCAAAATCTAGATTTATACTATAATAGGGTACATCTAACCTTTTTTGTCACtttctattacatatttttgggaggtaggaacgctaaaattctaatttttttaattagttttttattttttatactccTGACAATACaggtataaaaatgtaataactgcTTGGTCAATGCCAATTTTGTGTTTATGGGGGGATATttagtttatttaattttataaacaaagaTATATAGGGAAATgggtgctttaaaaaaaaatatatattttttcaaccttatttaactttttttttactgtcctacTAGGGGACTTACATTGGGGATACCTTGATCTCTTTTCTCTTGTTTTTACTGACATTTTGCCTATGAGACCCAGTCACAGATGTCTTTGCCTGGCTGCCATAACAACACCCCGGCCTCCCGCAATGGGGCTGTGGGGGGCCAGGGGAGTGACAGCggcaactaccgtatttttcggacaataaggcgcacaaaaaattatTGTAgttcagtgtgccttatatatgaaccgtacttacagacaacagctcccttgaactgtgcacagatctgccacctgctggtcattcatccttatcatcagatgcgccttatatatgaacctagacgttttagcaggcatttattgatggtgcgccttataatactctgcgccttatagtccgaaaaatacagtagttaAAATAATCGCTTATATTTAGATGTATTTCATAGAACATCAATGTTTATTTCATAAAGGGGAAATAAATTTTACAGAATGATCTTAGAAATGAAATATTCTAGATACCAATGTGAATGCAATAATTCACAATGTTAATAGGCAAATAATGATTGTTATAGAAGACCATTTCTGTAGTAATACAGATGACAATATTATAAAAATGGTGTTTGTTGTGAGTTAGATGTTAGTTCGATAGAAAAAACATTTGACActatttcttttactttttagGATTCAATAATCCAACGACTCAGCGACAGAACCTGGTGGGTAGCattcatattattttatttttttgcctatgatttaaaatatttttgtaaatgaatagtCCAGGTAAGAAGTAtaagaaaaactgttattatcaaCCCTCTTCTTCCCGCTATATTTGCTCAGATTTATAGCAGTTTAATGCCAATATCCCTGCAGGTTTTGGCAGGACTGACAAGTATACAGTGTACGGAGATTTACAAAAACTTTTTCTTAGGATGAAATTTTTATGGAAATAGCTGAGTTCCCCAGCTATTGGGAATAGCTCTGTTCCCCAGCCGGATATCACTAGTAATCtactattgatgacctatcccacAAACAAGTAACCAATTCCAAAATATAATGCACTGACACAAATAAAAGAAAAGTCAGCCCTTTTTTTGGTGCTAGTTAATTCATCTTTTTTTGCCAACTCTCTTGCCAACTGTCCTCTAAGAATATATTAGACATGCTGAATTTTAACATTTCCAATCCTTTGTTCTCAGAAAATCAGAGGCTTATCCATTAAAAACACTTGCACACCAAGTGCAAAACCATGCCAGACAAAGCTTGAATGTGAAGGGAGGACTTGTGGAGAATATCATCATATTGAGTGTTGAGTAGAAGCCCCTTTTGAGCTAGGACAACCATgaatcttcttgggaatgatgtaacaagtttttcacacctggatctggggatcctctgccattctttcttgcagatcctctccagttctctcaggttggatggtgaacattggtggaagccatttttaatACTCTcctgagatgctcaattgggtgcagatcagggctctggctgggccagtcaagaatggtgacAGAGTTGTTcggaagccactgctttgttattttagctgtgtattTTAGcttaaggtcattgtcttgttgaaaggtgaacctCTGGACCAGTCTGATGTTTTCAtttaggatatctctgtacttggtcgtattcatctttccttcaattgcaacctctcacaaaggctcttctcccacaattgcttagttgggCTGGATGACCAAGTCAAGGAAAAGTTGTGGTTGTTTAAAAAATTTTCCATTTACGGATTATGCAGGCCACTTTTCTCTTAGGAACCTTTAGTGCTGCATAAATTTAATTGTAACCttagccagatctgtgccttgccacaattctctgagctccttg contains the following coding sequences:
- the PDCD1 gene encoding programmed cell death protein 1 isoform X2, encoding MERLCLITLGICVSIVLGYGSHAKVLFVHSPPSLNSKPGENATFTCNISALNFNPKYINWYRNDVKIADLMSAENERIHINPNWKLHMATLLIINVTFNDSGKYHCAYLNDSPNNPHFIIVSNASELFVRDFPGTETYEINNTDLPKSKQDSRKMSIIYTSMILVLLLLVAVGAVFIFIWYRQRFNNPTTQRQNLEKRTEDPSVYTIDYGIIEFGESQPYRKSPVLRVSEQVEYATIMFPQQSPTTENKIGR
- the PDCD1 gene encoding programmed cell death protein 1 isoform X1, whose amino-acid sequence is MERLCLITLGICVSIVLGYGSHAKVLFVHSPPSLNSKPGENATFTCNISALNFNPKYINWYRNDVKIADLMSAENERIHINPNWKLHMATLLIINVTFNDSGKYHCAYLNDSPNNPHFIIVSNASELFVRADFPGTETYEINNTDLPKSKQDSRKMSIIYTSMILVLLLLVAVGAVFIFIWYRQRFNNPTTQRQNLEKRTEDPSVYTIDYGIIEFGESQPYRKSPVLRVSEQVEYATIMFPQQSPTTENKIGR